One segment of Rickettsiales bacterium Ac37b DNA contains the following:
- the sigA gene encoding RNA polymerase sigma factor RpoD: protein MNKRSKSSNTKNINNSAEKPQDNSSSNAHPSLTTALKKILARGKGQGFITYDEINDMLPQEYLTSEQVDNAITALSEAGINVIENQDEDEEITLNDDDNGEGLSEEVEEEEEEELATTDDPVRMYLRDMGGIELLSREGEIEIAKRIEEGRETMLYALCESPLALKQFITWHEDLTNEKILLREILDLDAMYGTDTEFSESEGFEGVKPTKFKADGEDYDEEDEEEYDEEDEEDYDEEGEEEGDTSLLAIEAALLPGVLETFSKISDVCTKLLEIRVEVLDYSLENHKQSANSNWAKNIKKHSKELVNLIKELHLNEKCVEALIDHLYGLNRRLISLETNLLRQISAYEIDRKSFLDNYIGNEMGLSWIENLAAKNKNWNNLLSSEGEKIKKFHHEVISIAKSVILPITDFKQLVQMIQKGERSANKAKKEMIEANLRLVISIAKKYANKGLQFLDLIQEGNIGLMKAVDKFEYKRGYKFSTYATWWIRQAITRSIADQARTIRIPVHMIETINKIVRTSRQMLHELGYEPTPNEIAERLAMPVEKVRKVMKIAKEPVSLENPVGDEEGSSLGTFIEDKNAILPVEAAIQSNLRGVTTKVLLSLTPREERVLRMRFGISINTDHTLEEVGQQFFVTRERIRQIESKAIRKLKHPSRSKKLRGFLNT, encoded by the coding sequence ATGAATAAACGTAGTAAATCTTCAAATACTAAAAATATTAACAATTCAGCTGAAAAGCCTCAAGATAATTCCAGTAGTAATGCACATCCTTCATTAACTACAGCTCTAAAAAAGATATTAGCAAGAGGAAAAGGGCAAGGATTTATAACATATGATGAAATAAATGATATGTTGCCTCAAGAATATTTAACTTCTGAACAAGTTGATAATGCGATTACTGCATTATCTGAGGCAGGTATTAATGTAATTGAAAATCAGGATGAAGATGAAGAAATCACGCTAAATGATGATGACAATGGAGAAGGATTATCAGAAGAGGTAGAGGAAGAGGAAGAGGAAGAGTTAGCTACAACTGATGATCCAGTTAGGATGTATTTGCGTGATATGGGAGGTATAGAATTACTCTCACGCGAGGGAGAAATTGAAATTGCTAAGCGTATTGAAGAAGGTCGTGAAACAATGTTGTATGCATTGTGTGAAAGTCCTCTAGCACTTAAGCAATTCATTACTTGGCATGAAGATTTAACAAATGAAAAAATATTACTAAGAGAGATCTTAGATCTTGATGCTATGTATGGTACTGATACGGAATTTAGTGAAAGCGAAGGGTTTGAAGGAGTTAAGCCTACTAAATTTAAGGCTGATGGTGAAGATTACGATGAAGAAGATGAAGAGGAGTATGATGAAGAAGATGAAGAGGATTATGATGAGGAAGGAGAAGAAGAGGGTGATACTTCATTACTTGCTATAGAAGCAGCTTTACTTCCTGGGGTGCTCGAAACATTTAGTAAAATTTCTGATGTATGTACTAAATTACTTGAAATACGTGTTGAAGTTTTAGATTATTCCTTAGAAAACCATAAACAGAGTGCTAATAGTAATTGGGCTAAAAATATTAAGAAACATAGTAAAGAGTTAGTGAATTTAATTAAAGAATTACATTTAAATGAAAAATGCGTTGAGGCATTAATAGACCATTTATATGGTTTAAATAGAAGATTAATAAGCCTAGAAACAAATTTATTACGTCAAATATCAGCATATGAGATAGATCGAAAATCCTTTTTAGACAATTATATTGGTAATGAGATGGGTCTTTCTTGGATAGAAAATCTAGCTGCTAAAAATAAAAATTGGAATAATTTATTATCAAGTGAAGGGGAAAAAATAAAAAAGTTTCACCACGAAGTTATTTCCATAGCTAAATCTGTTATTCTACCAATTACTGATTTTAAGCAGTTGGTGCAGATGATTCAAAAAGGAGAACGTTCTGCTAATAAAGCCAAGAAAGAGATGATTGAGGCTAATTTACGTTTAGTAATTTCTATTGCTAAAAAATATGCGAATAAAGGTTTACAATTTTTAGATCTTATCCAAGAAGGTAATATAGGGTTAATGAAAGCTGTAGATAAATTTGAGTACAAGAGAGGTTATAAATTTTCTACCTATGCTACTTGGTGGATTAGACAAGCTATTACACGTTCGATCGCTGATCAAGCACGTACTATTCGTATACCTGTACATATGATTGAAACAATTAACAAGATTGTACGTACTTCTCGTCAAATGCTGCATGAGCTTGGCTATGAGCCTACTCCTAATGAAATTGCAGAAAGACTTGCAATGCCTGTAGAAAAAGTGCGTAAGGTAATGAAAATAGCTAAAGAGCCTGTAAGTTTAGAAAATCCTGTAGGAGATGAAGAAGGTAGTTCTTTAGGGACATTTATTGAAGATAAGAATGCCATTTTACCTGTTGAAGCTGCAATACAATCTAATTTAAGAGGGGTTACAACAAAAGTATTACTTAGCCTTACTCCAAGAGAGGAAAGAGTGTTACGTATGAGGTTTGGTATTAGTATTAATACTGACCATACTTTAGAAGAGGTAGGACAGCAGTTCTTCGTAACACGTGAACGTATTAGGCAGATAGAATCTAAAGCTATACGTAAACTTAAACATCCAAGTAGATCAAAAAAATTACGTGGATTCTTGAATACATAG